TCTGCTCCTCTATTTACCAGCCAGTCTTCCTCTCCCTCTCGGTCTGTCTTTCCTCCTCATCTTCAGCCTCTCTGCCCTCCTCCAGTAGACAGGTGTTTTTCTGCCCCCTCtctgttcctgctttctgcccccTCTCTGTCTCTGCTTTCTGCCCCTCTCTGTCCCTGCTTTCTGCCCCCTCTCTGTCCCTGCTTTCTGCCCCCTCTCTGGCGTCCGTCTCTGTGCCCTTCCAGTCCCTGGCAGTTGTTCTGCTCTCAGGGATTCCTCCTTTATTGCAGTCTCTTTCTGTGtctccttttgttttctcaagTAGCCTCTTCTGTGCCCCAAGGCACCTAGCAGTCTCTGTACCCCAATTTGCCCCCAAgagtctctctctgtgcccccaCTTTCCTCCCCCCAGCAGTCTCTTATTTGCAGTGCCTCCTCGTCCAACCTTGTTCTCTGTGCCCCCAGGTGTCTCCCCCACTCGGTTAGCCCAGCCGGAGGATGTGATCCGGTGTCTCTACCTGCCGCGTGTGATCAGCTTCCCTCCGGAGTGGGCCGTGAGCGGTGTACCCCGAGTGTCCGTGTCCGAGGGGGGAGATCCCCAGACTCACAATGTCCGAGGTGCTGCCCTTCAGCGAGGCCGAGCAGCGGGGGCATTATGCGGACGGAGGGGGGGACATCGCGGGGCAGATCCCCCTCACCTGCCGTCTCCAGGACACCGGCAACTTCTATGGCAGCTCAGGCCAAGGGGGCGGCAAGAGGCCCCCCAAACTGGGGCAGATTGGACGCAGCAAGAGAGGTgagaatccccccaaaaaaggcatAAACCCTCTCCACACTTATTGGCAGAGAGCCGgttcccctcatacccagcaaacattctgacctcctagaaaagaggggcatcaggggatgAGAAAAGGGTaaaaggggaggagagaggagggcatcaggagaggagagagagacatcagggaaggagagagggggaCAGGGGAGGCGAGatggggcatcaggggaggagagagggggcatcggggaggagagaggggtacaGGGGAGGAGAAAGGGGCACAAGGGTGGGGAGAAAGGtatcagggaggaaagaggtagacaggggaggagagaggggtacaggggaggagagaggggggatgagctgaggagagaggggtgattggggaggagagaggggtacaGGGGAGGCGAGAGggggatcaggggaggaaagagggatacaggggaggagagaggggatcaggggaggagagaggggatcggggaggagagagggtcGCACAGCATATTATTCTAACTGTAAGCATTGCGTTTGTAGTTGTGATTGAGGATGAGGGGATCGATACAGTCCTCACCATGGCAGAGAAGGCTCCTCCTGACGTCTAAAGCCTCCGGGGACCTCCTCGTTATccgcaaaaaaacaacaataaaaaaaacacagaaagaaagaaacggGGAAGAAAATGCCGACCAACaaacaattttataaaaattccTACTTCGTGTTCGTCTGAAACCCAACCGCGGATGGCGGATGGCGGATAACAGGAGCAGGCGGGAAACGAGCGGCTGGCGGCACGTCGAtgcaaaaaaggggggggaaaCATGAAAGACTTTTTGGGGTAAACCAAACCTTTCGGATTTTGGAGAGAAAAAGAGATATTTGGGGGAGGggcaaaatatttttgcatcTGAATTTCCATAATTTGGGACTCCGTGTAATTTGcggtggaatttttttttctccagttcGGCGGTCAATTCGAGGCTCGTTGTTTGAGGCAAAAAAGATGAGGCTTTTTGAaatcatagaaacagaaaagaggggaattttttgggggaaatcgttttttattttttggggggaggagCTTAAATCATCCAATGGGATTTCACGAGTTCCTTCcacggaaaagaaaaaaaaacaagacttccCTGCACTTCTGACTTGCGCGTTGCTATCAAATCGTAAAGGAGAACAGAAACCGTCTCTTGTACGCGGAACGCGTCGCCCGCCGCCATGGACTTAAATCGGGGGGCCCGTTCCGAAACGCGGGTAATTTCTGCTCGgaaatgcccctggggcatctGCAGATCAAATCTTCCTGTTATCTTTGATCGTTGCAAAGTGTTTACCCCTCGCTACTGGGTACCAGGTCATGCTGCATTACATAGCGGTACTAAGCCCCCCCGGGATACATATCTGTAATGGGGTGCACCTTATCTCCATTAAAAAGTGGGCATGATGTCATGGGGTATAGTTTTTAGACAGGCTGGGGGTCTCTTAGGAGGGGTTTGAGGGTCTTAGACATAAGAGGCTGTCTAAAACTGTCTAAATTGACCTAATTTATACGCATTTATTCCGGGTGATTGGCAGAACACAAAATGCGTCAAATTCTTAgcaataaaaacctttttttgggggaaaataatTCCCTAACCTTGAGTTTTAAGGATATAAAGACGACGCACCCCGGGCCGACCTCTGCCAGCGCTTTACTTAGACAagagattgcaagctctttagaACAGAACATGGATGTTTAAaaaagattgcaagctctttagaACAGAACATGGATGTTtaaaatagattgcaagctctttggtCTCGGTTCTTGAAAGCTTTTAAGATTTCGGGAGCAGAAAAAGCCAAGGTGGAGAACCTCGTCCGCTTCAGCCAATGAGTGTCGGCTGAGGGTTATGGCAGCCGACGCGCTTCGGGTTAGAGCCTGGCTGGTCTTAATAGGAGTCCTTACAGCGGCAGAGGTCGGCTGAGGGTTGTAGCAAACATTGCCCCAGGCAGCCTATGATCTGCCCCGCCGCGCGATGCTGTGCAGCATGACGGGACGTGGGATGTACACACGCGGATATTTAAACCCCTTCTACCGCCGGCGCGTTCCGCGTTACGTCTCCGGCAGTGAAAGAATTTTGAAGCgaatcggggttttttttctttaaaaccccCGACGATTTAACGTTGTCTGAGTTCTTGACGGAGAGCGGAGGGAAGGGGGGGTCCCATCCGAGCCCCCCCGACCCCTCTCTGCCCTCCATATCTTGTTTACATAATTtaatcttgcaaaaaaaaaatctaatatatatatagatatatatatataaataactgtGCACCTGTGCATGCAGAAACCCTTCCGACGTGTGACATTCGTGGACGAATAGAATTATTTTTAGCCGTCGATAGAGCGAAcgaggcaaaaaataaaaaaaaaagttgttttctaagcggaatttaaaaaaaaaaaaaaatagaggagaGAGAAttatgatttgtatttttttaaggaaaaaaaagagttctATTTAAAGGTTTTATGTTTGATTTCGTGCGGCAGGGAAGCGTCTTTAATCGTCGGGATATTTAATCAGCGCTGTGACGGCGGCTTCCCCGTACGCTGCTTCGCGATGTCCCCCCCTCCCCGGAGAAGCGGCGGAGGCAAGGGGATTAACCCCTCGAGGGTCAGGGGGGGGCGTGAAACCCATTGATGGCCGGCATTCAAATGGTTAATGGTTGGATGGTGGGGGGGGATGTGGTTAACTCTTCTGCTGCCGCGAAGGGATGTGGGGTGTTTGTAGGACATCTGGAAGTAGAAGGGTTAAGATTGTAATAATGTTGAAAATGAGCCTGATTGGGGGTTTgctttgatgatgtcataacgaACAGAGACTGGCTGCGTACTTAAAAGCCGTGTCTGCCCCCTCCCCTGACCGGCGTAACACGGAGCGCATggagaagaaattaaaaaaaaaaaatagagcatttgagcaaaaaaaaaataataataataataattggacaGAAAAGAGTTAACAATAACTCCTTTTTGACATCATAATACAACTATACATTCAAATGTACCTGTTCGAAAGCAGCTAATTAGCATATGGGGCTGCAGTAATATGACACAGCAGAGCGGCCGGCATTGGATTAACTATTTATATTCTTTTGTTCCATACATTCTCCTGCAGCTCCGGTCTCTCATGGGTTAATTGTGGGCCATACTGGAAACATTGTGTTGTCcacagtttccttttttttaggaATGTTCTGCAAATACCCCAACCTGACCGGTCCCCGTTAACCCTTTCTGCGCCGGGGCGGACCTTTGGAGTGGTTGAGCGCGGCTTCTTCTGTAAATAGTGCCAAATTTCTATATCTGTCCAGGGGGGCCGTTTCTGTTTGGTGGACATGTGAGTAGTTTGTAGAGCAAGTCACCCAGTTTTGGGACGGTTCAAGGATTCGGCGCGGAAAGACATCTGTTTACCTTTTGGCCAGTTGCATTCTGGGACGTTTGCCTCCGATACGGGCGATGATACGGTcacatgaccatacctgggaactttctaaatacgGCCCCctataaatattaaccctttaatagccccaATTTTTCTAATGAATTTCATTCATTTCTAATTCACATTTATTGTTTAGAATATTTGGCTCAAATtgttgaaaatacaaaaaaacaacaatttatgaaaacatttgaaatcTGTAAGGACTGTCAGACTCCTAATCCCATCACTCTCATCCAGAATGTAATTGAAGGCTGTTACGGGGATCGTTGCAGGAGAATgaaaaggaaatttgtccttaaACTGGGTGGACTGCAATGTGATTATTTGGGCCGGATCcaatctttaatgttttttactcCACAATTTGTCAGCAGTGAATATAAAGTAGCAATATGATTttagaaacaattaaaaaaaaaactagaagtAAACGGAGTAGTAAGAGTTAAAACTGACTTTATTCtgcactttaatttttttcttcttaaagattttttgtttttttttttagattttgtatTTGGTTTTCTCGTAGGAGGAAGGGCGAACGGGGCTGTATTAACttgaccaaaaaaaaacta
This window of the Spea bombifrons isolate aSpeBom1 chromosome 12, aSpeBom1.2.pri, whole genome shotgun sequence genome carries:
- the CAMK2N1 gene encoding calcium/calmodulin-dependent protein kinase II inhibitor 1 → MSEVLPFSEAEQRGHYADGGGDIAGQIPLTCRLQDTGNFYGSSGQGGGKRPPKLGQIGRSKRVVIEDEGIDTVLTMAEKAPPDV